In Rubrivirga marina, the following are encoded in one genomic region:
- a CDS encoding pyridoxamine 5'-phosphate oxidase family protein, with the protein MIESVDALRERYPTPSGRAVRKTLDRLDVHARRFIGLAPFLVLATAGADGRADASPRGGAPGFVHVADDRTLWLPDASGNNRLDSLTNVAETGRAGLLFLVPGVDETLRVNGTARLRDDAEALAPFADARRPPRVVVEITVEEAYLHCAKALMRSRLWDPASRQDRSVLPTMGEMLRDQVGGEGPVETQDDMVARYRKDL; encoded by the coding sequence ATGATCGAGTCCGTCGACGCCCTCCGCGAACGCTACCCCACCCCGTCCGGCCGGGCCGTCCGCAAGACGCTCGACCGGCTCGACGTCCACGCCCGCCGGTTCATCGGGCTCGCCCCGTTCCTTGTCCTCGCGACCGCGGGCGCCGACGGCCGCGCCGACGCCTCGCCGCGCGGCGGCGCCCCCGGCTTCGTCCACGTCGCCGACGACCGGACGCTCTGGCTGCCCGACGCGAGCGGCAACAACCGGCTCGACTCGCTCACGAACGTCGCCGAGACGGGCCGCGCCGGCCTCCTCTTCCTCGTCCCCGGCGTCGACGAGACGCTCCGGGTCAACGGGACGGCCCGCCTCCGCGATGATGCCGAGGCGCTCGCACCGTTCGCCGACGCGCGCCGCCCGCCGCGGGTCGTCGTCGAGATCACGGTCGAGGAAGCCTACCTCCATTGCGCCAAGGCCCTTATGCGCTCGCGCCTCTGGGACCCCGCCAGCCGCCAGGACCGGTCGGTCCTCCCGACGATGGGCGAGATGCTGCGCGACCAGGTCGGCGGGGAGGGGCCGGTCGAGACACAGGACGACATGGTTGCCCGCTACCGGAAGGACCTGTAG
- a CDS encoding BLUF domain-containing protein — MSDPLDVVGHAPDPLHGLAYVSTPTEPFSDRDLSDLLLAARRWNAAHGVTGKLVVLEDGDQIVRFAQWIEGPRNALEACIRRIVADPRHDAIDVRRRGPVEARRFPDWDMAIQPASGATFARAADDLSSGGD; from the coding sequence ATGTCCGATCCCCTCGACGTCGTCGGCCACGCGCCGGACCCGCTCCACGGCCTCGCCTACGTTTCAACGCCGACCGAGCCGTTCTCCGACCGCGACCTCAGCGACCTCCTCCTCGCCGCCCGCCGGTGGAACGCCGCCCATGGCGTGACCGGAAAGCTCGTCGTGCTGGAAGACGGCGACCAGATCGTCCGCTTCGCCCAGTGGATCGAGGGGCCGCGGAACGCGCTCGAGGCCTGCATCCGCCGGATCGTCGCCGACCCGCGGCACGACGCGATCGACGTCCGCCGCCGGGGGCCCGTCGAGGCCCGGCGGTTCCCCGACTGGGACATGGCCATCCAGCCGGCCTCGGGCGCTACGTTCGCCCGGGCCGCCGACGACCTGTCGAGCGGCGGAGACTGA
- a CDS encoding histidine phosphatase family protein — MRRLLALVVLFVVLGACRTAAPPPAPSLEVVLVRHAEKADDGTRDPDLTDAGRARAAALAERLTGERLVAVYATEFVRTQETARPTAEAAGLDVTLEPVGTDGVPAFTARMAERVRSHLSPDGGTVLVVGHSNTTPDLAAALTGQPVEPMPETEYDRVMVVTLDADGGRLTTSRLAVPSSPR, encoded by the coding sequence ATGCGCCGACTCCTCGCCCTCGTCGTCCTGTTCGTCGTCCTAGGCGCGTGCCGGACCGCGGCCCCGCCGCCCGCCCCGTCGCTCGAGGTCGTCCTCGTCCGCCATGCCGAGAAGGCCGACGACGGGACGCGCGACCCCGACCTCACCGACGCCGGCCGCGCACGGGCCGCGGCCCTCGCCGAGCGCCTCACCGGCGAGCGCCTCGTCGCCGTCTACGCGACGGAGTTCGTCCGGACGCAGGAGACGGCTCGGCCCACCGCCGAGGCGGCCGGCCTCGACGTGACGCTGGAGCCAGTCGGCACCGACGGTGTGCCCGCGTTCACGGCCCGGATGGCCGAGCGCGTGCGGAGCCACCTCTCGCCGGACGGCGGGACGGTCCTCGTCGTCGGCCACAGCAACACGACCCCGGACCTCGCGGCAGCGCTCACCGGCCAGCCCGTCGAGCCGATGCCGGAGACCGAGTACGACCGCGTGATGGTGGTGACGCTCGACGCCGACGGCGGCCGGCTCACGACGTCGCGCCTCGCGGTGCCGTCAAGCCCACGATGA
- a CDS encoding glycerate kinase type-2 family protein, translating into MPRPDLAHDARRVFDAAVRAVQAPALLDAPDLDALAGRPLASFDRVIVVGAGKASIPLAGALDARIGADVRVDGAVVVPTGYAATVPADLPRPSRIAVTEAGHPVPTPASAAAASAALTLAEAAGPDDLVVALVSGGGSALWGLPPVGVSLDDVRATTRLLLESGVPIGGINTVRKHLSRISGGRLALAAAPARVLALVLSDVVGDDPAVIGSGPTVPDPTTFADALAVLRDAGLMGAVPSPVRRHLDAGAAGDVADTPGPDHPAFGAVTTYVIGTNETALDAAAREAARLGYAVERVEREVEGKARAIGRRVAEAALAVNPGRPTCRLWGGETTVTVTGTGRGGRNQEVALAAALYLDRAPEVDAVVLSGGTDGVDGPTDAAGGWASPRTADAIRQAGLDPAERLTDNDAYPALDAAGALVRTGPTHTNVADVIVGLTAPRGATS; encoded by the coding sequence ATGCCCCGTCCCGATCTCGCCCACGATGCCCGCCGCGTGTTCGACGCCGCCGTCCGCGCCGTCCAGGCGCCGGCGCTGCTCGACGCGCCCGACCTCGACGCGCTCGCCGGCCGCCCCCTCGCGTCGTTCGACCGCGTGATCGTCGTCGGGGCCGGGAAGGCGTCGATCCCCCTGGCGGGAGCGCTCGACGCACGGATCGGAGCGGACGTCCGGGTCGACGGCGCCGTCGTCGTGCCGACGGGCTACGCGGCGACGGTGCCGGCCGACCTCCCGCGCCCGTCGCGGATCGCCGTGACCGAGGCCGGGCACCCGGTCCCGACGCCCGCCAGCGCAGCGGCAGCCAGCGCGGCGCTCACGCTCGCCGAGGCGGCCGGGCCCGACGACCTCGTGGTCGCGCTCGTCTCCGGGGGCGGCTCGGCACTGTGGGGCCTCCCGCCCGTCGGCGTCTCGCTCGACGACGTCCGCGCGACGACGCGGCTACTCTTGGAAAGCGGCGTCCCCATCGGGGGCATCAACACCGTTCGAAAACACCTCTCGCGGATCTCCGGCGGGCGGCTCGCCCTCGCCGCTGCGCCCGCCCGCGTGCTCGCCCTCGTCCTCTCCGACGTCGTGGGCGACGACCCGGCCGTGATCGGCAGCGGCCCGACCGTCCCCGACCCGACGACGTTCGCCGACGCGCTCGCCGTCCTCCGCGACGCCGGGCTGATGGGCGCCGTGCCCTCACCCGTCCGCCGGCACCTCGACGCGGGAGCAGCGGGCGACGTCGCCGACACGCCCGGCCCCGACCATCCGGCGTTCGGCGCCGTCACGACGTACGTGATCGGAACGAACGAGACGGCGCTCGACGCGGCGGCGCGCGAGGCCGCCCGCCTCGGGTACGCGGTGGAGCGGGTGGAACGAGAGGTCGAGGGCAAGGCCCGCGCCATCGGGCGGCGCGTCGCCGAGGCCGCGCTCGCAGTGAACCCCGGCCGCCCAACGTGCCGGCTCTGGGGCGGCGAGACGACCGTGACGGTCACGGGCACCGGCCGCGGCGGGCGGAACCAGGAGGTCGCCCTCGCTGCCGCCCTCTACCTCGATAGAGCGCCCGAGGTGGACGCGGTCGTCCTCAGCGGGGGCACCGACGGCGTCGACGGGCCGACCGACGCGGCCGGCGGCTGGGCGTCGCCGCGCACTGCCGACGCCATCCGGCAGGCGGGCCTCGACCCGGCCGAGCGCCTCACCGACAACGACGCCTACCCCGCGCTCGACGCGGCCGGCGCGCTCGTCCGCACCGGCCCGACGCACACGAACGTCGCCGACGTCATCGTGGGCTTGACGGCACCGCGAGGCGCGACGTCGTGA
- the tssB gene encoding type VI secretion system contractile sheath small subunit: MSQSFQHEKPPARVNLFLEVAKGDAKERVELPMRMLVMGDFTNREDGTPLEDREVINLNKDNFEDVLQSQDLRVKTAVENTLTGDGDLAVDLKFDSMKSFNPEQIAKQVPELSRLLATRNLLQDLRNRLISAADFRKQIESVINDPEAREQLLAELDTIIQEDAPAGDDAEA; the protein is encoded by the coding sequence ATGTCCCAGAGTTTCCAGCACGAGAAGCCGCCCGCCCGCGTCAACCTGTTCCTCGAGGTCGCCAAGGGCGATGCCAAGGAGCGCGTCGAACTCCCCATGCGAATGCTCGTCATGGGTGACTTCACCAACCGCGAGGACGGCACGCCGCTCGAGGACCGGGAGGTGATCAACCTCAACAAGGACAACTTCGAGGACGTCCTCCAGTCCCAAGACCTCCGCGTCAAGACGGCCGTCGAGAACACCCTCACGGGCGACGGCGACCTCGCCGTCGATCTGAAGTTCGACTCGATGAAGTCGTTCAACCCGGAGCAGATCGCCAAGCAGGTCCCCGAGCTCTCGCGGCTCCTGGCCACGCGGAACCTCCTCCAGGACCTCCGCAACCGGCTCATCTCGGCCGCCGACTTCCGCAAGCAGATCGAGTCGGTCATCAACGACCCCGAGGCCCGCGAGCAGCTCCTCGCCGAGCTCGACACGATCATCCAGGAGGACGCCCCGGCCGGCGACGACGCCGAGGCGTAG
- the tssC gene encoding type VI secretion system contractile sheath large subunit, translated as MAEAQTQTDAAAAETTEAEGSLLDSILAKVDVQKPKGDVRIDAFSDADAVGGQDRGAMMSAALRVFVDAVTKSGEPVAKIDKHLVDSLVSDIDATISKQLDKILHNKEVQKLESAWRGLKFLVDRTDFRKNVKIELLNVSKDTLRESFEDSPELIQSALYRHVYSNAYDQPGADPYSAIVSNYDFGASPQDMALLADISKVAASAHAPFLGAIGPQFFGKESMEEWKKIPDLSAYMELADFTKWNALRDTEDARYLGLTFPRFLLRLPYGQDTVPVKSFNYEESVTGDDHDRYLWGNSSFAFASNMVRAFQRDGWSVQIRGPQSGGKVDDLPVHLYDVGKGKQAKIPTEVPISETLEFEAANLGFIPLSHYQGRDFACFFSANSTQRPKLYDDDAATANSRINARLPYIFLASRIAHYLKVLQRENIGATKDAGAIEAELNKWLKGLVTEMDKPSAEQVAKYPLKAAEVTVVELDDNPGFFRVQTAIKPHFQIEGMDISLSLVGKMPKK; from the coding sequence ATGGCTGAGGCCCAGACGCAGACCGACGCCGCTGCCGCCGAGACCACCGAGGCCGAGGGCTCCCTCCTCGACTCCATCCTCGCCAAGGTCGACGTCCAGAAACCCAAGGGCGACGTCCGCATTGACGCGTTCTCCGACGCCGACGCCGTCGGCGGGCAGGACCGCGGGGCCATGATGTCGGCCGCGCTGCGGGTGTTCGTCGACGCCGTGACCAAGAGTGGCGAGCCGGTCGCGAAGATCGACAAGCACCTCGTCGACAGCCTCGTCTCCGACATCGACGCGACGATCTCGAAGCAACTCGACAAGATCCTCCACAACAAGGAGGTCCAGAAGCTCGAGTCCGCCTGGCGCGGGCTGAAGTTCCTCGTCGACCGGACCGACTTCCGCAAGAACGTTAAGATCGAGCTCCTCAACGTGTCGAAGGACACGCTCCGGGAGTCGTTCGAGGACTCGCCCGAGCTCATCCAGAGCGCGCTCTACCGGCACGTCTACTCGAACGCCTACGACCAGCCGGGCGCCGACCCGTACTCGGCCATCGTCTCGAACTACGACTTCGGCGCGTCGCCGCAGGACATGGCGCTCCTGGCCGACATCTCGAAGGTGGCCGCCTCGGCGCACGCCCCGTTCCTGGGCGCCATCGGGCCCCAGTTCTTCGGGAAGGAGTCGATGGAGGAGTGGAAGAAGATCCCCGACCTCTCGGCCTACATGGAGCTGGCGGACTTCACGAAGTGGAACGCCCTCCGCGACACCGAGGACGCCCGCTACCTCGGCCTGACGTTCCCGCGCTTCCTCCTCCGGTTGCCCTACGGACAGGACACGGTCCCCGTGAAGTCGTTCAACTACGAGGAGTCGGTCACCGGCGACGACCACGACCGGTACCTCTGGGGCAACTCGTCGTTCGCGTTCGCCTCCAACATGGTCCGCGCGTTCCAGCGCGACGGCTGGAGCGTCCAGATCCGCGGGCCCCAGTCCGGCGGCAAGGTCGACGACCTGCCCGTCCACCTCTACGACGTGGGCAAGGGGAAGCAGGCCAAGATCCCGACGGAGGTCCCGATCTCGGAGACGCTCGAGTTCGAGGCGGCCAACCTCGGGTTCATCCCGCTCTCGCACTACCAGGGCCGCGACTTCGCCTGCTTCTTCTCCGCCAACTCGACCCAGCGCCCGAAGCTCTACGACGACGACGCGGCGACGGCCAACAGCCGGATCAACGCCCGCCTCCCGTACATCTTCCTGGCCTCCCGGATCGCCCACTACCTCAAGGTCCTCCAGCGCGAGAACATCGGCGCGACGAAGGACGCCGGCGCCATCGAGGCCGAGCTCAATAAGTGGCTCAAGGGGCTCGTGACGGAGATGGACAAGCCGAGCGCCGAGCAGGTCGCGAAGTACCCGCTCAAAGCGGCCGAGGTCACCGTGGTCGAGCTCGACGACAACCCGGGCTTCTTCCGCGTCCAGACCGCGATCAAGCCGCACTTCCAGATCGAGGGGATGGACATCAGTCTGTCTCTCGTGGGCAAGATGCCCAAGAAGTAG
- the tssD gene encoding type VI secretion system tube protein TssD, whose translation MPTPIYMSINDGSVQGSVDIAGREGTVEIIEMDHNVHIPTDIHSGRSSGVRQHGRMTVRAAIDKATPYLYKAVTEGETYDTVKFSFFQIDDTGTEVEYYTILIERVKVAEVKLDVPNVKNVEKEHYPHMVEYSFVYGKITWTWNDGTLEHTDDWVAAR comes from the coding sequence ATGCCCACTCCCATCTACATGTCCATCAACGACGGCAGCGTCCAGGGCTCCGTCGACATCGCGGGCCGCGAGGGCACCGTCGAGATCATCGAGATGGACCACAACGTCCACATTCCGACCGACATCCACTCGGGCCGGTCGTCGGGCGTCCGCCAGCACGGCCGGATGACGGTCCGCGCGGCCATCGACAAGGCCACCCCGTACCTCTACAAGGCCGTGACCGAGGGCGAGACCTACGACACGGTCAAGTTCAGCTTCTTCCAGATCGACGACACCGGCACCGAGGTCGAGTACTACACGATCTTGATCGAGCGCGTGAAGGTCGCCGAGGTCAAGCTCGACGTGCCCAACGTCAAGAACGTCGAGAAGGAGCACTACCCGCACATGGTCGAGTACAGCTTCGTCTACGGCAAGATTACCTGGACCTGGAACGACGGGACGCTCGAGCACACCGACGACTGGGTCGCGGCCCGCTAG
- the tssE gene encoding type VI secretion system baseplate subunit TssE, translating to MPHSLVPMAIRLALFDVLEGRFGGGGPLVDTVSSDEHRVHSIVGNLQRLLNTRQGSVPHLPDYGLPDLSSIRRDGAYDDLRKAIRQAVLDYEPRLARVRVEPRDADPYKMRVTFVISGEVERGLRIQLETTFGSQELTDVRPTGG from the coding sequence TTGCCTCACTCCCTTGTCCCGATGGCGATCCGCCTCGCGCTGTTCGACGTCCTCGAAGGCCGGTTCGGCGGGGGCGGTCCCCTCGTCGACACGGTCTCGTCCGACGAGCACCGCGTTCACAGCATCGTGGGCAACCTCCAACGGCTGCTCAACACGCGCCAGGGGTCCGTGCCCCACCTCCCAGACTACGGGCTCCCCGACCTCTCGTCGATCCGCCGAGACGGGGCCTACGACGACCTCCGCAAGGCGATCCGCCAGGCCGTCCTCGACTACGAGCCCCGGCTGGCGCGCGTGCGCGTCGAGCCCCGCGACGCCGACCCGTACAAGATGCGGGTCACGTTCGTGATCTCGGGCGAAGTCGAGCGCGGCCTGCGGATCCAACTCGAGACCACGTTCGGCTCGCAAGAGCTCACCGACGTCCGCCCGACGGGGGGATGA